In one window of Paucidesulfovibrio gracilis DSM 16080 DNA:
- a CDS encoding TrpB-like pyridoxal phosphate-dependent enzyme, translated as MSNAHDRIILPADKMPTQWYNPQPDLPTPLAPPLDPETHEPVTPDQLGVIFPTSLIEQEMSQDRWIPIPQPVLDAYRLWRPTPLIRARNLEKAIGAKCRIFYKDESVSPAGSHKPNTAVPQAYFNMTEGVKRLSTETGAGQWGTALSFACSQFGMDCTVYMVKVSYEMKPYRQILIRNYGSTVHPSPSELTRTGAEMLRRDPGCKGSLGLAISEAVEDAATHDDTKYTLGSVLNHVLVHQTIVGLETEQQLAEQGLKPDHLVGCVGGGSNFAGLVLPFLRRKLDGENIHFVASEPRACPSLTRGEYRYDYGDMARLTPLMKMHTLGHAFMPAPIHAGGLRYHGDAPILCNLMEEGLIDARSYFQTDCFDAARLFLQTQGFLPAPETSHAIKAAIDVAKEAGPDENVVFLYSGHGMLDLASYDAYLKGNLDNFELPQSDIDNALKECPQI; from the coding sequence ATGTCCAATGCCCACGATCGAATCATTCTTCCCGCCGACAAAATGCCCACACAATGGTACAATCCACAGCCGGATCTGCCCACGCCGCTTGCTCCGCCTCTGGATCCGGAAACCCATGAACCTGTCACGCCGGACCAATTGGGGGTTATTTTTCCCACGAGCCTCATTGAACAGGAAATGAGCCAGGACCGCTGGATTCCCATCCCCCAACCCGTCTTGGACGCCTATCGCCTCTGGAGGCCCACGCCCCTGATCCGCGCTCGGAACCTGGAAAAGGCCATTGGCGCCAAGTGCCGGATATTCTACAAGGATGAATCGGTATCTCCCGCAGGTTCTCACAAGCCCAACACGGCCGTCCCACAGGCGTATTTCAACATGACCGAAGGGGTGAAACGTCTTTCCACGGAAACCGGGGCCGGGCAGTGGGGAACCGCGCTTTCCTTTGCGTGCAGCCAGTTCGGGATGGATTGTACGGTCTATATGGTCAAAGTCAGTTACGAGATGAAGCCGTACCGACAAATCCTCATTCGCAACTATGGGTCCACGGTCCACCCTTCTCCCTCGGAGTTGACCCGCACCGGCGCGGAAATGCTGCGACGCGATCCCGGGTGCAAAGGAAGTCTGGGTCTGGCCATTTCCGAGGCCGTAGAGGATGCCGCCACACACGATGACACAAAATATACGCTGGGAAGCGTACTCAACCATGTTTTGGTGCATCAGACCATCGTGGGTTTGGAAACGGAACAGCAATTGGCTGAACAAGGGTTGAAGCCGGACCATCTGGTGGGTTGCGTGGGGGGCGGTTCCAACTTCGCCGGTTTGGTTCTGCCGTTTTTGCGCCGCAAACTCGATGGGGAAAACATTCACTTCGTCGCCTCGGAACCCCGTGCCTGTCCGAGCCTGACCCGCGGAGAATACCGCTACGACTATGGCGACATGGCCCGTCTGACTCCGCTCATGAAAATGCACACGCTCGGACACGCGTTCATGCCCGCTCCCATTCACGCCGGCGGACTGCGCTACCATGGAGACGCTCCCATTCTCTGCAACCTGATGGAGGAAGGATTGATCGACGCCCGGTCGTATTTCCAGACCGATTGCTTTGACGCGGCCCGGCTGTTTTTGCAGACGCAAGGCTTTTTGCCCGCGCCCGAAACATCCCATGCCATCAAGGCGGCCATTGACGTTGCCAAGGAAGCCGGACCCGATGAAAACGTGGTTTTCCTCTACTCCGGTCACGGCATGCTCGACCTTGCCTCCTACGATGCCTATCTCAAGGGGAATCTGGACAACTTTGAATTGCCCCAATCGGACATCGACAATGCCCTGAAGGAATGCCCACAAATCTGA
- a CDS encoding EAL domain-containing protein, which yields MSTTISRNGQRASRSLSQDMTISLILLIALVMLALFAAGYYFRSNDMRQEIESTADQYISNLADILAVPLWTFDENGIRQAGSVFAQNELVSSVRIRDHRGRLLFELAKPDDGARQVERQRDILFENQRIGTAHITLTLAPFERSLRLFTATMVAAFSVVVVVLALSTGLFLRVFLARPFRELTEGMNRLADGRFSGEFKRPRHLELDEIMRNFRAMAIRVQSREAALEAEVQERKKAEERYAVAVRGANDGIWDWDLNTDEVYYSPRWKGIIGFAEHEFPHDVEEWKKRIHPDDLEAVVNAHQNLMAGLTDEMNLEYRLRHKHGSYRWIHARGASLKDDSEEPLRIAGAITDVTQRKQAERQLRKSEEMYRSLIETTSEGYLMLDPHANIRGSNKAFRDMLGYSRIEIEGHRPMDFMAEQDSQIFGNLIAQLDASPHQQGEFTFRRREGDDVNVLASATTMYRSDGEVKGCFVLFTNITDRKRMENQLRHQAMHDPLTGLANRTLCMDRLTRALERARRRDDYNFALIFVDLDRFKIINDSLGHNVGDSLLIEVSRRLEDSVRELDTVSRFGGDEFIVLLEELQSPRKAVQVVKRMRRRLRHPYNLDGHEIQVSASLGIVLGPVQADNAEEVLRFSNLAMHRAKTAGRDRFKVFSNRLLEHAVQLMTLENDMDTAMAEGQFFLNYQPIVQVDGEQKLFAFEALARWRHPERGIIPPSEFIAVAEETGQITDLGLWVLNEACQTMVHWRKTIPGAKDVYVSVNISGKQFAQADLIGKIRRILRRTGMPANRLKLEITETAIMQNAAQATNTLRMLKNLGITLAVDDFGTGYSSMSYLQKLPLDHLKIDLSFVQMLDAGPENVEIVKAIINLAHTLGLQVVAEGVERPEHQRTLLELGCEYFQGYLYSRPVSSQEAEQFIKTKDILPLAG from the coding sequence TTGAGCACCACCATCTCACGCAACGGTCAGAGGGCCAGCCGCTCCCTCTCCCAGGACATGACCATTTCGCTGATCCTGCTGATCGCACTGGTCATGCTCGCTCTTTTCGCGGCAGGCTACTATTTCCGTTCCAACGACATGCGGCAGGAAATCGAATCCACCGCCGACCAATACATCTCCAATCTCGCCGACATCCTCGCCGTCCCTCTTTGGACCTTTGATGAAAACGGCATTCGCCAGGCCGGGAGCGTATTCGCCCAAAATGAACTGGTTTCTTCGGTCCGCATCCGCGACCATCGAGGACGGTTGCTCTTCGAATTGGCCAAGCCGGACGACGGCGCACGCCAGGTCGAGCGGCAACGCGACATCCTCTTTGAAAATCAACGCATCGGCACCGCCCATATCACCCTGACCCTGGCACCTTTTGAACGCAGTCTTCGACTCTTCACCGCAACCATGGTTGCCGCCTTCAGTGTGGTGGTAGTGGTTCTGGCCCTGTCCACGGGTCTATTTTTGCGGGTTTTCCTGGCCCGGCCATTTCGGGAGCTTACCGAGGGCATGAATCGACTGGCGGACGGTCGTTTTTCCGGCGAGTTCAAGCGCCCCCGGCACCTGGAACTTGATGAAATCATGCGCAACTTCCGGGCCATGGCCATACGGGTGCAATCCCGCGAGGCCGCCCTGGAAGCCGAGGTGCAGGAACGGAAAAAGGCCGAGGAACGGTACGCCGTGGCCGTACGCGGTGCCAATGACGGTATCTGGGACTGGGATCTCAACACCGACGAAGTGTACTATTCCCCCCGGTGGAAAGGCATCATCGGTTTTGCGGAACACGAATTTCCCCACGACGTGGAGGAGTGGAAAAAACGCATCCACCCAGACGATCTCGAGGCCGTGGTCAATGCCCACCAAAACCTCATGGCCGGACTCACAGACGAAATGAACCTTGAATACCGGCTCCGTCACAAACACGGTTCCTACCGTTGGATTCATGCCCGGGGCGCCAGCCTGAAGGACGATTCCGAAGAACCGCTTCGCATAGCCGGAGCCATCACGGACGTGACCCAGCGGAAGCAGGCGGAACGGCAGTTGCGCAAAAGTGAGGAAATGTATCGGTCCCTCATTGAGACGACCTCCGAAGGGTATCTTATGCTCGATCCCCACGCCAATATCCGCGGCTCCAACAAGGCCTTTCGGGACATGCTCGGGTATTCGCGCATTGAAATCGAAGGCCACCGGCCCATGGACTTCATGGCGGAACAGGATAGCCAGATATTCGGGAATCTCATCGCGCAGCTCGACGCCTCCCCCCACCAGCAGGGGGAATTCACCTTCCGCCGACGGGAAGGCGACGACGTTAACGTGCTGGCCAGCGCCACCACCATGTACCGATCCGACGGCGAGGTGAAGGGGTGTTTTGTGCTCTTCACCAACATCACCGACCGCAAACGCATGGAAAACCAACTGCGGCATCAGGCCATGCACGATCCTTTGACCGGGCTGGCCAACCGGACCCTGTGCATGGACCGGCTCACCCGGGCGTTAGAACGTGCCCGGCGGCGGGACGACTACAATTTCGCGCTTATCTTCGTGGACCTGGACCGCTTCAAAATCATCAACGACAGTCTTGGCCACAACGTGGGCGACAGCCTGCTTATCGAGGTTTCCCGCCGACTGGAGGACAGCGTGCGGGAACTGGACACGGTGTCCCGCTTTGGCGGCGATGAATTCATCGTACTCCTGGAGGAATTGCAATCCCCGCGAAAGGCCGTGCAGGTGGTCAAACGCATGCGCCGCCGGTTACGCCATCCCTACAACCTGGACGGCCACGAAATTCAGGTCTCGGCCAGCCTGGGCATCGTGCTCGGCCCGGTCCAGGCCGACAATGCCGAAGAAGTATTGCGTTTTTCCAACCTGGCCATGCACCGCGCCAAAACCGCCGGACGCGACCGTTTCAAGGTCTTCAGCAATCGCCTGCTGGAACACGCGGTACAGCTCATGACCCTGGAAAACGACATGGACACGGCCATGGCCGAAGGACAGTTTTTCCTCAACTATCAGCCTATTGTCCAGGTGGACGGTGAACAAAAGCTCTTCGCCTTTGAGGCGCTGGCTCGCTGGCGGCATCCCGAGCGGGGCATCATCCCTCCTTCCGAATTCATTGCCGTGGCCGAGGAAACAGGGCAGATCACGGACCTGGGACTGTGGGTGCTCAACGAGGCGTGCCAAACCATGGTCCACTGGCGCAAAACCATCCCCGGCGCAAAGGACGTTTACGTCAGCGTGAATATTTCCGGCAAACAGTTCGCCCAGGCCGACCTCATCGGCAAAATCCGCCGCATCCTCAGACGCACCGGCATGCCGGCCAACCGCCTGAAGCTGGAAATCACGGAAACCGCCATCATGCAGAACGCGGCCCAGGCCACCAACACCCTGCGTATGCTCAAGAACCTGGGCATTACCCTGGCCGTAGACGATTTCGGTACGGGATATTCGTCCATGAGCTACCTGCAAAAGCTGCCCCTGGACCACCTCAAGATCGACCTCAGCTTCGTCCAGATGCTGGACGCCGGGCCGGAAAACGTGGAGATCGTCAAGGCCATCATCAACCTGGCACACACCCTGGGACTCCAGGTGGTGGCCGAAGGCGTGGAACGCCCCGAACATCAACGCACCCTGCTGGAACTCGGCTGCGAATATTTCCAGGGATATTTGTATTCCCGCCCCGTATCCTCGCAAGAGGCGGAACAATTCATCAAAACCAAAGACATCCTGCCCCTGGCAGGTTGA
- a CDS encoding glycoside hydrolase family 3 protein produces MGSECTGTFLWSKGKPFTPITGRAGGFIGLSAPGSSVLGMGMTRYSRRRVLRILASLSTALPLFPGLVRAASAPPLDQIHALVGQMLLVGFRGTQAPENSPVARDLQARDKGGVHAAGTVLFDYDMQLHQYGRNVTGPKQLRQLTDQLRLHAPTAPLLAVDQEGGRVQRLKPEQGFPGIPSARDLGAAGKDTSATFQAGQKLGRMLHSAGLNLNFAPVVDVDRNQSSPAIGALGRSYSPDPDITTRHAAAFIRGLREYSILSCLKHFPGHGSAAEDSHAGLPDVTGLWSEVELLPYTTLLPQGMADMVMVAHLFNREWDTRFPASLSRSVVHGMLRTRLGFDGVIVTDDLDMKAVADQYDLEQRILLAVHAGNDLLLFGNNLRYDPDLAPTVRAILLEHILAERISVERIVASLRRVARLKRSLAPC; encoded by the coding sequence ATGGGGTCGGAGTGTACCGGAACCTTCTTATGGAGCAAGGGAAAACCGTTCACGCCGATCACAGGCCGGGCCGGAGGCTTCATCGGGCTTTCCGCTCCCGGTTCTTCCGTGCTAGGCATGGGCATGACACGCTATTCACGCCGCCGGGTTCTGCGTATCCTGGCCTCACTTTCCACGGCGCTTCCCCTGTTTCCAGGTTTGGTTCGCGCTGCATCCGCTCCACCGCTGGATCAAATCCATGCTCTGGTAGGGCAGATGCTGCTCGTGGGTTTTCGCGGCACCCAGGCTCCCGAAAATTCCCCTGTGGCCCGCGACCTTCAAGCTAGAGACAAGGGAGGCGTCCACGCAGCCGGAACCGTGCTCTTTGACTATGACATGCAGCTGCATCAATACGGCCGCAACGTGACCGGACCGAAGCAGCTTCGGCAACTGACCGACCAGTTACGTCTGCACGCTCCCACGGCCCCCCTCCTCGCCGTGGATCAGGAAGGTGGCCGAGTCCAGCGCCTCAAGCCCGAACAGGGCTTTCCTGGCATTCCTTCGGCCCGGGATCTCGGCGCTGCAGGCAAGGACACCTCCGCCACGTTCCAGGCCGGTCAAAAGCTTGGGCGCATGCTGCACAGCGCCGGGCTGAACCTGAATTTCGCTCCAGTGGTGGACGTGGACCGGAACCAGAGCAGCCCGGCCATAGGAGCCTTGGGCCGGAGCTATTCCCCGGATCCGGACATAACGACCCGGCACGCTGCGGCCTTTATCCGCGGGTTGCGGGAATATAGCATTCTCAGCTGCCTCAAACATTTTCCCGGACATGGCTCCGCCGCCGAGGACAGCCATGCGGGGCTGCCCGATGTGACCGGGCTGTGGTCCGAGGTGGAGCTGCTTCCTTACACAACGCTCCTGCCCCAGGGCATGGCCGACATGGTCATGGTGGCGCACCTGTTTAACAGGGAATGGGACACCCGCTTCCCGGCCAGCCTCTCGCGGTCCGTTGTCCACGGCATGCTGCGTACGCGTCTTGGTTTTGATGGCGTCATCGTCACGGACGATCTGGACATGAAGGCCGTGGCCGATCAATATGATCTGGAGCAACGAATTCTCCTGGCCGTACACGCTGGAAACGACCTGCTGCTGTTCGGCAACAACCTCCGGTACGATCCCGACCTCGCCCCCACGGTCCGCGCCATTCTGCTGGAGCATATCCTCGCGGAGCGCATTTCCGTGGAACGTATTGTAGCAAGCCTGCGGCGCGTGGCCCGGCTGAAGCGTTCCCTGGCGCCCTGTTGA
- a CDS encoding HyaD/HybD family hydrogenase maturation endopeptidase yields MTNEKRILVLGVGNVLYTDEGIGVRAAEHLQAEYEFSDNVTVMDGGTLGTRLMGPIMESDYLIVCDAVLGDGPPGSIYRLTGEDLRQSLAFKNSMHDTDLVDTLIYCELAGNRPEAVIIGMEPEDYQTMATDLSGAADANLPQMIKHVLAEVESAGGTHTMRENKSEEVVYVPRSSC; encoded by the coding sequence ATGACCAACGAAAAACGCATTCTTGTGCTGGGCGTGGGCAATGTCCTGTATACGGATGAAGGCATCGGCGTTCGCGCGGCGGAGCACCTCCAGGCCGAATACGAATTTTCCGACAATGTGACCGTCATGGATGGCGGCACGTTGGGGACGCGGTTGATGGGACCGATCATGGAGAGCGATTACCTGATCGTCTGTGATGCCGTGCTTGGGGACGGTCCTCCGGGCAGTATTTACCGTCTCACCGGGGAAGATTTGCGGCAAAGCCTTGCCTTTAAAAATTCCATGCACGACACTGATCTTGTGGATACGCTGATTTATTGCGAGCTTGCGGGCAACCGACCCGAGGCTGTGATCATCGGCATGGAACCAGAGGATTACCAGACGATGGCCACGGATCTTTCCGGGGCTGCGGATGCGAATCTTCCACAGATGATCAAGCATGTTCTTGCTGAAGTCGAATCGGCTGGCGGAACCCACACTATGCGTGAAAACAAGTCCGAGGAGGTCGTGTATGTGCCTCGCAGTTCCTGCTGA
- the icd gene encoding NADP-dependent isocitrate dehydrogenase, whose product MVQQTVYFIEGDGIGPEVWAAARPVLDAAVQRAYGKAKKLAWEEVLAGQKAFREVGEYLPQATMDVLAGARVAMKGPLQTPVGKGFRSLNVTMRQVFDLYACVRPIRYFQGIESPVKRPDLVDMVVFRENTEDVYAGIEYASGTPEAKRLIDFLRSELKAEVDAAAGIGIKPITQLGSKRLVDKAIRFALDNNRSSVTLVHKGNIMKYTEGAFMNWGYEVARERFADQTMTESEQESGDKPLVIKDRIADAMFQAVLQAPQDYDVIATTNLNGDYLSDALVAQVGGLGLAPGVNKSDSLALYEPTHGTAPTIAGQDKANPGSLILSGAMLLEDIGWTEAAENVRQAVDAAIAGKRVTGDLAGQITGSTAVGCKEFGEVILANI is encoded by the coding sequence TTGGTTCAACAAACCGTTTATTTTATTGAGGGCGACGGCATTGGCCCGGAAGTTTGGGCCGCGGCGCGGCCCGTGCTGGATGCGGCCGTGCAGCGCGCCTACGGCAAGGCAAAAAAACTCGCGTGGGAAGAAGTGCTCGCCGGGCAAAAGGCCTTCAGGGAAGTGGGGGAATACCTGCCCCAAGCCACCATGGACGTCCTGGCCGGAGCGCGGGTTGCCATGAAAGGACCGCTCCAAACCCCCGTCGGAAAGGGGTTTCGCAGCCTAAACGTGACCATGCGCCAGGTCTTTGACCTGTATGCCTGCGTTCGTCCGATTCGCTATTTCCAAGGCATCGAATCCCCGGTCAAGCGGCCCGACCTCGTAGACATGGTTGTCTTCCGTGAAAACACGGAGGATGTTTACGCCGGAATCGAATATGCCTCCGGCACTCCCGAAGCCAAGCGCCTGATCGACTTTTTGCGTTCCGAGCTAAAAGCCGAGGTGGACGCTGCCGCCGGAATCGGCATCAAGCCCATTACGCAGCTCGGCTCCAAGCGCCTCGTGGACAAAGCCATCCGCTTTGCCCTGGACAACAACCGCTCTTCGGTTACACTCGTCCACAAAGGCAACATCATGAAATACACGGAAGGCGCGTTCATGAACTGGGGGTATGAAGTGGCCCGCGAACGCTTTGCGGACCAAACCATGACCGAATCCGAGCAGGAAAGCGGCGACAAGCCCCTGGTCATCAAGGACCGCATCGCGGACGCCATGTTCCAGGCTGTGTTGCAGGCACCCCAGGACTATGACGTCATCGCCACCACCAACCTCAACGGTGACTATCTTTCCGATGCATTGGTCGCCCAGGTGGGCGGGCTTGGACTCGCTCCGGGCGTGAACAAATCCGATTCCCTGGCCCTTTATGAACCCACCCACGGCACAGCCCCCACCATCGCCGGACAGGACAAAGCCAACCCCGGCAGCCTGATCCTGAGTGGCGCCATGCTCCTGGAGGATATCGGCTGGACCGAAGCGGCGGAAAATGTCCGGCAGGCCGTTGACGCAGCCATTGCCGGGAAGCGGGTAACCGGGGACCTGGCAGGCCAGATAACGGGTTCAACCGCTGTAGGCTGCAAGGAATTTGGGGAAGTCATTCTCGCCAACATCTGA
- a CDS encoding ABC transporter permease produces MSMHPVDIGPWQLALGLFFVILAQALSLVYKLGLVRDLAIGTLRTFAQLMLMGYVLVIVFQVDYVAVTLGVFGIMLLTAVHTVRGRVKERSIPYLLPLGFSMFVSYFTVSILVTSVVVQADPWWNPVYFIPLSGMVVGNSMTAMAIALDRLFTSLRTRRNEVEMRLTIGADYREASAEITREAVRAGMIPSITSMMGVGLVFIPGMMTGQILSGTDPMLAIRYQIVVMLMLVGSTAIGSTLTVLLVRRRCFGKGHQLLLPPQ; encoded by the coding sequence ATGAGCATGCACCCCGTTGACATCGGTCCATGGCAACTGGCTCTCGGCCTTTTTTTCGTCATTCTCGCCCAAGCGCTCTCCCTTGTTTACAAACTTGGACTGGTTCGCGACCTCGCCATTGGCACCCTTCGGACCTTTGCACAGCTCATGCTCATGGGGTACGTGCTGGTGATTGTTTTTCAAGTGGACTACGTCGCCGTCACCCTGGGCGTGTTTGGCATCATGCTGCTCACCGCCGTGCATACTGTGCGCGGTCGCGTCAAGGAACGGTCCATCCCCTACCTATTACCCCTTGGTTTCTCCATGTTTGTCAGCTATTTCACGGTTTCCATACTGGTGACCAGCGTCGTGGTCCAGGCCGACCCATGGTGGAATCCCGTATACTTCATCCCGCTTTCCGGCATGGTGGTGGGCAACTCCATGACAGCCATGGCCATCGCTCTGGACCGTCTGTTCACTTCCCTGCGCACCCGTCGAAACGAAGTGGAAATGCGGCTGACCATCGGAGCGGATTACCGCGAAGCCAGCGCTGAAATCACGCGAGAGGCGGTCCGGGCCGGTATGATTCCGTCCATCACCTCCATGATGGGCGTTGGCCTAGTTTTTATTCCCGGCATGATGACCGGCCAAATCCTCTCCGGTACCGATCCCATGCTCGCGATTCGCTATCAAATCGTGGTCATGCTCATGCTTGTCGGTTCCACGGCCATCGGTTCCACCCTCACGGTGTTGCTCGTGCGCCGGCGCTGCTTTGGAAAAGGCCACCAACTCCTGCTTCCGCCCCAATGA
- a CDS encoding rhomboid family intramembrane serine protease translates to MSTPDRDMPQEQARLYSLVLQARYIPCRMRRRKEGWSVQVRRMDRERALEELGLWLAENARQRTPAPPPPPLPGTDQILPPALYGLALVAAYAFGERAHPALHVYPRLLLERGSADAAAIWNGEWWRAATALTLHGDGPHVLGNAVVSTLFVSLVCVRLGCGPALLLTVLGGVLGNLCNALVMGPPHDSIGFSTAVFAAAGLLATQGLADRSRWWRPLVPLGAGFGLLAMLGAGGENTDLGAHLFGFGAGLLLGAAAWELTRRYGRPGKTMSWMAGVASAALPLGAWVMAWGFG, encoded by the coding sequence TTGAGCACCCCGGATCGCGACATGCCGCAGGAACAGGCCCGCCTTTATTCGTTGGTTCTCCAGGCGCGATACATTCCTTGCCGCATGCGTCGCCGGAAGGAAGGGTGGAGTGTTCAGGTCCGAAGAATGGATCGGGAGCGCGCCTTGGAGGAGCTTGGCCTATGGCTTGCTGAAAATGCACGGCAGCGGACTCCAGCGCCCCCGCCGCCTCCGCTCCCCGGGACGGATCAGATTTTGCCGCCCGCACTCTACGGGTTGGCTTTGGTTGCGGCGTATGCTTTTGGTGAACGCGCCCACCCCGCGCTGCACGTGTATCCCCGGTTGCTTCTGGAGCGGGGGAGCGCCGATGCTGCCGCCATATGGAACGGAGAGTGGTGGCGGGCGGCCACGGCCCTGACCCTGCATGGTGACGGACCGCATGTTTTGGGCAACGCCGTGGTCAGCACTTTGTTTGTGTCATTGGTGTGCGTTCGTTTGGGATGTGGCCCGGCGCTGTTGTTGACGGTCTTGGGAGGCGTGCTCGGCAATCTGTGCAACGCTCTGGTCATGGGACCGCCGCATGATTCCATTGGATTTTCCACAGCAGTGTTTGCGGCGGCGGGCCTGCTGGCCACGCAGGGGCTGGCGGATCGCTCACGCTGGTGGCGTCCGTTGGTCCCCCTCGGCGCGGGGTTTGGCCTGCTGGCCATGTTGGGCGCGGGCGGGGAAAATACCGACCTGGGAGCGCATCTGTTCGGATTCGGGGCAGGGTTGCTTTTAGGAGCCGCTGCCTGGGAGTTGACGCGGCGCTATGGCCGGCCCGGGAAGACGATGTCCTGGATGGCGGGGGTTGCTTCCGCAGCCCTGCCTCTGGGGGCATGGGTCATGGCCTGGGGGTTCGGCTGA
- a CDS encoding HypC/HybG/HupF family hydrogenase formation chaperone, translating to MCLAVPAEVIEINNGVATCRVGEGSSTVNASLLVLDEDVELGDYVIIHAGFAIRKLDPQEAQESLQILRELVQAAEEAGMNVDQI from the coding sequence ATGTGCCTCGCAGTTCCTGCTGAAGTTATTGAAATAAACAACGGCGTGGCCACATGCCGTGTGGGGGAAGGCAGCTCTACGGTCAACGCCTCCCTTTTGGTGTTGGATGAAGACGTGGAGCTTGGGGACTATGTGATTATTCATGCCGGATTTGCCATCCGGAAGCTTGATCCGCAAGAGGCCCAGGAGTCTTTGCAAATTCTTCGTGAATTGGTTCAGGCGGCAGAGGAAGCCGGGATGAATGTTGATCAGATTTAG
- a CDS encoding ABC transporter ATP-binding protein, whose product MQQTILSIRDLTFGYPQRDKVFKRASADIQSGEFIVLEGPSGAGKSTLLRLLCRLEEPLGGTILFNGTPIDSIHPVRLRRSICYLQQTPTLVEGSVRDNLLLPFTLHGNADLKPPADERLTALLHEFLLDTIHLENPASALSVGQKQRLCVIRALLLSPHVMLLDEPTSSLDKESAAIVMQAAHSLNNQGVTILLVTHAMEAHTIPGAVPLRVQQRKLER is encoded by the coding sequence ATGCAGCAAACCATTCTTTCCATACGTGACCTGACCTTCGGCTACCCCCAACGGGACAAGGTCTTCAAACGGGCATCAGCGGATATTCAGTCCGGTGAATTTATCGTACTGGAAGGGCCGTCCGGTGCCGGAAAATCAACGCTGCTCCGACTGCTTTGCCGCCTGGAAGAACCGCTTGGCGGAACCATTCTTTTCAACGGAACCCCTATCGATTCCATCCATCCGGTCCGGCTTCGCCGCAGTATCTGCTATCTTCAACAGACCCCTACCCTGGTGGAGGGCAGCGTGCGCGACAACCTGCTTTTACCCTTCACCCTGCATGGCAATGCCGACCTGAAACCTCCTGCCGACGAACGACTTACCGCGCTTCTCCACGAATTTCTTCTTGATACGATACACCTGGAGAACCCGGCCTCCGCACTTTCCGTCGGACAAAAACAGCGACTTTGTGTTATCAGGGCGCTGCTATTATCGCCGCACGTCATGCTGCTGGACGAGCCAACCAGCTCCCTTGACAAGGAAAGCGCCGCCATCGTCATGCAGGCCGCGCACTCGCTCAACAACCAAGGCGTCACCATTTTACTCGTAACCCATGCCATGGAGGCGCACACCATCCCAGGAGCCGTCCCCCTTCGCGTTCAACAAAGGAAGCTTGAACGATGA